The nucleotide window GTCCTCACTGGTGTTCTTATTTCAGGTGGTGGAGAAGATATCAAAGCACATGAGCTACATGCCATCCCTCATGTACAGCGTGGAGGTGTCCTACTTTGATTTCTTGAACAGGGTTAGGATGGAGGAGATGAACCTGAGGAGTAGAGGGCTCTGGGAAATCCCCCACCCTTGGCTTAATATGTTTGTGCCCAAGTCGGGGATCAAGGAGTTCAAAGACCTCCTGTTGGAGAACATCTCACCAAATGATTTTGAGGGCCCAATCCTCATATACCCACTTCTTAGGGACAAGTAAGAAATCTCTCTTCCTCGTGACACCATGTTTATTTCTTACAAGGTTTTAGGATTTCACAAGCTGTAACAGTGTGATAATTGAAGCCTCTTTATTGTACTTGTTCCACCACTGCCATTGCCAacctttctttcttcctctctttccttGTGAGAACAAGCACAAGGGAGGGGTTTCACTGGCTGCATTGCTGCTGCTTTGTATGCGAGCTTTCTGGCGGAAGAATATGGTGGAGCTACTGGTTTAGCTTTCTTCTGCTGATGGATCGATACTCTTGTCTAGTTAATAATATCACTTCTGGCTCACAGCTCTTCGATCATGTACTAAAAATCATTCTTTAGTTGTTCCAAGTAGTTCTTCTTTCCAGGTTTAAAGTGACGCATTAGCTTTTACTTGGTAGGGGTAGTGGATTACAGCTTAAGTACATTCCATCTTCTTGCTGAAACTGATACCGCCGTTGCTTAGTTTAGGTGGGACGCCAACACATCAGTACCGCTGCCTGATGCCCCCACGGGCGGCGACGGTGTCGAGCAGGTGGTGTACATCGTGGGAATGCTGCGGTCGGCCAACCCAGCCAGCTGCGCCGCCGGGTGCCTCGACGACATCCTCCGCCGCAACCGCCGAATTGCGGAGGCGGCCTCGGCCGGGCGAATCGGCGGGAAGCAGTACCTCGCCCACCACCCGTCCCTGCTGCATTGGCGCGACCACTTCGGCCGGCACTGGAACCGGTTTGCCGCCCGGAAGAACCTGTTCGACCCCCTCGGCGTCCTGGCTCCCGGCCAAGGCATCTTCCCCAGAGTACATGCTTCCACACTGTAGTACCAGTAGCATCAGCAGCCTACACTCCTATTGATCTACATAGGAACGCAAACATGTGCAAACGCTGAGAGAGAGGGAAGAAGAAAAATGTAATCCGTTCTATGATCCTGCTCTTTCTTAATATGAAGATTTTGGAAAGCaccttaagaactcatgaagatttAAGCGAGTGACTGGTTTTGTGAGGTTGCTTTTACGAAAAATATACATGCAATCTCAGGACAAAGGTCACTCCAGATTATTACTAGCCAAAAGGAACATTTTCTAGAGCAGCTTGTGTGTGTCATATAACCTTCATCTTCTCTTGACCTTCGCTCTTCTTGAACGCAGGAAGTATTATCCGTCTCTACGAGTCATGGCCCTTCTCATCCCCGTTGTGCTCAGATCCACAACGCTTCCACCATTACCTACTAATCCTGATCTATGATATAGTTGGGCCGGTATATGGACCGGTCTAAGGCCCGGTCTAGTCCTGTCCGAGTCAATCTGGCCTGCTGTCGGAGCACATGAAAGAAGAAAACGGAACGAGTCAAAAGGAACAGATATTGCGTCTAACTTTACCTAAATTATTCGTTCACTATattctaaattttatttattaatatcatccatatgttttaaaattttcaaaaaaatataattgaattttattttttaaaaatattgatattatAGTCCAATTAATTCaccagttttattttttttaatgcaaGTAAATCAGGTTACCAGCATTACAAAACAAGTAATAAAACGAGAAtgtcatgcttttttttttccctgtacGAAGAAATGCCGTGTGGAATCCAGTTGGTAAACATTGTAATCACTAATTATTTTTCCttccttaacataattcaaattatcataaataatatattactttatttaaattattaactttcttATTTATGCAGtatgtataaaaaaataattaaaattaattttcttaataataTGGATAAGAATTTTATCAATCATGTAaactattaattaattaattaatttcctATTGAGTGGTGTactttttagaaagtaaatagtttaaattttatttttaatgtgtgaaccataagaaataaatattataattctattttatatgtgaaagtaaaataaaaattaaattattacttacattTTAAAGAAAACCATTTTCTTCTATATAAGAGGTTCTTCCTCACTCTTTTCTCATTTATTCTAGAGGATTCAAGATAAGATTCGTAGGGAGaggtaagattttttttttcttatatgtttttatttatatttaaaatctttgatattaaaattattataatttgtatgatgtataataatattttaattttaaaattttatgattaataaataataattattgaattataattttaGGATGATTAGTTAATTTCATAATAGTTATAATtcatttaattagacatatttatattttaaaagaattatatgtgaattttattatttaattaaatttaaattagttaattattattttataatattttaaagtacTTTGAAATTATTAAAATCTAATCCAAACCTAAGTTAAGTAGATCAGCTACATCAACCTATGTGTATGTGGTTAGGTTTGACTTTTTTTTATATGATTAGGTATGATTTAACTTATGTGATTGGACGTGACTCGgtcaatataaatatatatgatctAGTACATGTGGTTAGGCATGATTCAACTCATATAACCAGGTACAAATTAACTCATGTGATCAGGTATAATCCAACTCATATGGCTATGCATAAATCATATGACTATGCACAACCAAACTCATATGGTTAGGTATAACTCAACTCATGTGGTCAAACATAATTCAACCACTAAACACAATCTAAATTATAAGCCAGGTATAACTTAATTCAATTGTAAAACTTAGCTTGACTCATGAGTGATACTCAATCGAGTCCGTGAAGCTAGGTCACCCAGTTATATGATTGGCATTAGACACACCATCATCTTTTTATCCAACTCATTATACATTAGCCCAATATACTATTAGAAATAGATATTTACGATGTACGTGACCCATCCAAGACTTAAATGGGTCAGTTAAGGTTATCAATATATAATATACTCTAATTTTCTCAATATTTCTTTATTGGTTTGAACTCATTAGTTAATTGAATTAGATATGTTTGATCCGTTCGAGATTATTCTAGACCAACCTAACTAGCTTAAGCTCACTTGACCTAATTGAAATCAATCAAATTCAAATTAAATCAGCCTAGGATAATTCTAAACTAGTTCAATAACAATTGAGGTTATTCCAATTTAATTAAATTTGACTTAACTCAAATTAGTTATTCCAATTAGGTCCTAGTTGATTAGAGATTATTAAGATATTGATATCTTAAGTATCTATATATGATTTGATGAAATTAAAAGTTTTATCTAAATATATCAattagaaataattaatattttttattattttttaaaattaaattaatgttATCAATGTGATTTTTATCATGTGATATATGTGATTATGCTGACTGCCCCACATTGTATATACAACGAAAAGAGCTACAATTACACTCAAAACTCTATCTCCCCGTATAAATTCATGTGAAGGCTCTTCATCTGGTTTCATCCAAGTGATAGGAGAAAGATGGAGATCTCTAAGTGCTGCTTGCTGCTGTTGGTCGCCTCTTCTCTCTACTACATTGTTTGCTCCACCACGGTTTCTCATGATGGACGAGCACTCATCATCGATGGCCAGCGTCGCGTCATCTTCTCTGGCTCCATCCACTACCCCCGTAGTACTCCCGAGGTGATCGATCCATGTTCGAGTCATAAGTATTGGTGTTGGTTGATTCATGATGTATTGATAGATTGATTTGGCTTTCTGCTGTTGTCTAGATGTGGCCCGACTTGATATGGAAATCGAAGGAAGGAGGGCTTGATGCAATCGAGACTTATGTTTTCTGGAATGGACATGAGCCCAGGAGACGTGAGGTTGTGGTTTTCCACCACATGCTTGTGTTTATGTACATGTGAGATATTGAATACGATGCTTACTCTTTTGTTTTATTGTCTTAGTACAACTTCGAAGGCAATTATGACCTCATCAGGTTCCTCAAGGAAGTGCAGAATGCTGGACTATATGCCATCCTTCGGATTGGCCCATATGTTTGTGCTGAGTGGAATTATGGGTATGTCATAAAGATGATTTCAGGACACTAATCAGTAATGAAGgtgattctgatggattttaattTGTTGTTATGTTTTCAGAGGACTTCCTGTTTGGTTGTACAAAATTCCAGGGATGCAAACTAGAACAGATAACCAACCATGGAAGGTCATAGAAGTTGATTTAAATTATGTGCATAAATTGATTATGTATTACATTGTCATCTGAAATCTTCTTTAACAATGAAGGATGAGATGCAAAATTTTACTACATTGATAGTGGACAAGGTGAAGGAAGAAAGGCTGTTGGCAACACAAGGAGGCCCTATCATTCTGCTTCAGGTTTTTATTGTTCTTCTTTACTGTTTACTTATTGTGTTTATAGTTGTTCTAGTTTATAGTCACAGCAAAACACTGACTGGAACAGATCGAGAATGAATATGGCAATGGTGACATCGAGATACGATATGGTGAAGCTGGACCCAGATACATCAACTGGTGTGCAAACATGGCAGAGTCTTTGGTTTCAGATGTGCCATGGATCATGTGCCAGCAGTCTGATGCCCCACAACCAATGGTAAACTTAGCAAATCGAACATTGCATGACACTGTTCTTGCCTCATGTTGCTTATCTCATGATACGCTTTGCCTATGATGCCTAAAACAGATCAACACCTGCAATGGATTCTCTGGCTGTGATGGTTTCACCCCCAACAACGGGAACAGTCCCAAGATCTGGACAGAGAATTGGACTGGCTCGTATGATGGAATTATCTCTTCCTTCCATTCTTTAGCATTAATGATTTATCATGTTCATTAATCTCAGGTTCAAGATCTGGGGTTCTCCACACCCACATAGGCCAGTTGAAGAGGTGGCTTTTCAGGTTGCTCGTTTCTTCCAAAGCAATGGGACAGTACAGAACTACTACATGGTTAGCTTTCTTCTTGTTTCCTACCATGATCATCATCTATTTCTTTAAATATAGCTTCAGCAAATAAGATCTTTAATTGCTTGTCCTCAGTATCATGGAGGAACCAATTTTGGTCGTACTTCAGGAGGCCCATACATTGCCACAAGCTATGATTATGATGCTCCTCTTGATGAGTATGGTATGTCTACATATTCATCATTGTAAAAGCTTTAACATTTCATGTTTATAGTAATGATGATCATAAATTATTTATGTATCTCTTTAGGTAATATAAGGCAACCCAAGTGGGGGCATTTGAAGGAACTCCATGCTTCTGTTAAGCTGATGGAGAAGGCCCTCACCTATGGAGAAGTTGTTGAAGATCATCTTGGCAATGGATTGACAGTATGAATTCTTTCAGACACGCGTTCTCTCTCTTTTGTTTAAAGATTTCAGCTTataattgtcttttatgccaTTGTAGATTACCAAGTTCTCTGGTGATGGGATTGTTCCTGGTTGTTTCCTAAGTAACCAGAACAGCACGGTTGATGCCACCATAAGCTTTCAGGGAACCAATTATTTCTTGCCTGCCTGGTCTGTCAGCATTCTTCCAGACTGTAAGAAAGAGGTTTACAACACTGCCAAGGTAATTATGAACTAATAGATTTAACCTTTAATTCTGATCATAAATGTTGCTTCTTTTAATCCTTcttgtcatcttcttcttcttacagGTGAAAACTCAGACTTCTATCATGGTGACGAAGAAAGACAATGCTGGTGATCAATCCAAAGACTTGCGTTGGTCATGGAAGCCTGAGAGATTGCATGACTCTGCTAAAGGTTTTGGAAATTCCTTCACTGTTAACAAGCTCTTGGAGCAGAAAACCACCACTGTTGATGCCAGTGACTACTTGTGGTACACCACCAAGTAAGTGATTTCTTGAAACAATTAATTCAAATAATTGTAATAGCATTTATTGAAAGAAAATAACACTTGTTTTGCCTAATGACTTCCAGTGTGGAAGTAAGCAAGAAGGAATCATTTACTCTTAGTGTCAGCACCACTGGGCACATCCTCTATGCCTTTGTTAATGGCAGGCTAGTAGGTAATAAAAATCAAATCCTATTTAGTTTAGCAGAACTCCTTCtatactaaaatataattttcttctGCACTTGATGATGATTAATAGGTTCTGAGTATGCCACTGGTGGAACTTATAACTTTATATTTGAGAGGAAAGTGGCCTTCAAGCCGGggaaaaatcaaatatcattgCTGAGTGCTACTGTTGGTCTTAGTGTATGTTGTGTCATTTTTGTCCTTGGAGATTATACATATGCTGTGAGTACTGATTTTTCTTCTGTTACACAGAACTATGGTGCATTTTATGATAATACTCCAGTTGGGATTGTTGGTGGCCCAGTCAAATTGATTGGGAAGAACAATACTATTCTGGATCTATCCGAATCAAATTGGTCTTACAAGGTTTCATCAAAGGCTTCAATCCTTGTTCCATTCATCCTTTTCGCTACTAGTTTTGTGCTAATTAATACAAATCTCACAATCAGATTGGCATAGATGGAGAAGTTAGGAAGCTCCAGCTTGACGAAAAAAGGTGGTATTCTGGTGTCATTCCAACCAACAGACCTTTCACTTGGTACAAGGTAGTAGTCTTTGCATAGATATCTTAGTGCTAATATACAGTAAAGGCGAAGAACTAATGCTTCCTCTGCCTTTGTTGCTGAAGACAACATTCCAAGCTCCACTAGGATCAGAACCAGTCGTCGTCGACTTGCTCGGACTCGGCAAAGGAGAGGCGTG belongs to Musa acuminata AAA Group cultivar baxijiao chromosome BXJ3-5, Cavendish_Baxijiao_AAA, whole genome shotgun sequence and includes:
- the LOC103984769 gene encoding beta-galactosidase 13-like; amino-acid sequence: MEISKCCLLLLVASSLYYIVCSTTVSHDGRALIIDGQRRVIFSGSIHYPRSTPEMWPDLIWKSKEGGLDAIETYVFWNGHEPRRREYNFEGNYDLIRFLKEVQNAGLYAILRIGPYVCAEWNYGGLPVWLYKIPGMQTRTDNQPWKDEMQNFTTLIVDKVKEERLLATQGGPIILLQIENEYGNGDIEIRYGEAGPRYINWCANMAESLVSDVPWIMCQQSDAPQPMINTCNGFSGCDGFTPNNGNSPKIWTENWTGSFKIWGSPHPHRPVEEVAFQVARFFQSNGTVQNYYMYHGGTNFGRTSGGPYIATSYDYDAPLDEYGNIRQPKWGHLKELHASVKLMEKALTYGEVVEDHLGNGLTITKFSGDGIVPGCFLSNQNSTVDATISFQGTNYFLPAWSVSILPDCKKEVYNTAKVKTQTSIMVTKKDNAGDQSKDLRWSWKPERLHDSAKGFGNSFTVNKLLEQKTTTVDASDYLWYTTNVEVSKKESFTLSVSTTGHILYAFVNGRLVGSEYATGGTYNFIFERKVAFKPGKNQISLLSATVGLSNYGAFYDNTPVGIVGGPVKLIGKNNTILDLSESNWSYKIGIDGEVRKLQLDEKRWYSGVIPTNRPFTWYKTTFQAPLGSEPVVVDLLGLGKGEAWVNGNSLGRFWPNFTANPDGCKQCDYRGNFQTNKCQTACGEASQRWYHVPRSFLKRGEPNTLTLFEEAGGDPNQVNFQTVTVGTACTSAGEGDALSLSCQGGRTISSVDFATFGEPDGTCGAYVSGGCGSDEAVAILKDACLGRESCSIKISDTIGTSCTKLASPRKLVGQVTCS